A window from Rana temporaria chromosome 8, aRanTem1.1, whole genome shotgun sequence encodes these proteins:
- the LOC120909442 gene encoding NACHT, LRR and PYD domains-containing protein 3-like isoform X3, whose translation MAASSLQGQMNWQTPGDLIIYSLEDLKGSDFKRLKNKLSDFSYGDKPPIPRGKLENADCITTKDLLIDRYGEEGALDVIIKVLTLISLLGPADDLQKRRAEIAQLGTLKTSDRLTECKMEYMESMKEDFQRIKEHNARRGETVSLQSTYTNLQLIKGPQIMEEKMHDIFNSGKGHLQNLKKKSNKYSPTTIKTLFDPDNDDFTPKVVVLQGPAGIGKTMTSRKIMLDWASGNLYKDEFNFVFHLSCKELNTITGPISLVGLLSRTCKLQLSSDDLVSILKDPDNHRKLLFIVDGFDELQWTLEKKSKVCHDIFEETHKDLLLQRLLRKQILKPSSLIITTRPLALEKLYAFVDKSRDVEVLGFTEEDCKEYFHNFFKNKNHADKALSLVKENDVLYPMCAVPIVCWIVCTVLKPQIKQDLDLLQAKTATSIYLLYLKGLIKHHCRDQPTNACLKKLCALAKEGILNQKILFEMEDLNRHGLSLSEVESVFLNENLFHLDIDTQTCYSFSHLSVQEFLAALYYVLGDGSGNEDGTTGLGKGTSIPEICKGNSLSTMCKEHPHLALAVRFLFGLLNENEVNMFSKSTGIKISLPDRQAMEEWLMGECLLKDLDTGNTLATYSIEAILCLYETQDKDIIRRIISYSSHLELLGEFGRCAYKRNNWSKQLCYCLMTCDSLQTLSFKHLRLEPKHLQMLSSLLNGCQQLSFMDVNSPLKYETRTIPFSEKKIFLIPYEVPIDLSWLAHPHSNIRALSADFCNLTRLSCNGLRSVLIANRSLTKLDLTRNNLEDSGIKRICNGLKHPDCTLKELSVDLCNLTRLSCIYLQSVLIANRSLTKLDLSRNDLGDSGIKHIFEGLKHPDCTLKELRFGFCQTTILCCDDLCSAISTNQTLNILETKFQINEEISESYPSFECLRRLGCTVEIFSYRKLFPGDGNLEDFLKRADVEIKYRRPSLHMGPC comes from the exons ATGGCGGCCTCGTCTTTACAAG GACAGATGAATTGGCAAACCCCCGGGGATCTCATCATATATTCTCTGGAAGACCTGAAAGGAAGTGACTTCAAGAGATTAAAGAATAAATTGTCTGATTTCTCTTATGGAGATAAACCTCCCATTCCCAGAGGAAAACTGGAAAATGCAGATTGTATCACCACAAAGGATCTCCTGATAGACAGATATGGAGAGGAGGGAGCTCTGGATGTCATAATTAAAGTCTTGACCCTGatcagtcttctgggacccgcaGATGACCTCCAGAAAAGGAGAGCGGAAATAG ctcagTTGGGGACACTCAAGACCAGCGACAGATTAACAG AGTGTAAAATGGAATACATGGAGTCAATGAAGGAGGATTTTCAGCGGATTAAAGAACATAATGCTCGTAGAGGGGAGACTGTTAGCTTACAAAGTACATACACCAATTTACAACTAATAAAGGGACCCCAGATCATGGAAGAAAAGATGCATGACATTTTTAATTCAGGCAAAGGACATCTACAAAACTTGAAGAAAAAAtcgaataaatattccccaacgACAATTAAGACACTGTTTGATCCAGATAATGATGATTTCACCCCCAAGGTTGTGGTGCTACAAGGACCTGCTGGGATTGGAAAAACTATGACCTCCAGGAAGATCATGCTGGACTGGGCCTCCGGGAATCTCTACAAAGACGAGTTTAactttgtgtttcatttgagctGTAAAGAACTCAACACCATCACTGGACCCATAAGCCTTGTGGGACTTTTATCCAGAACCTGCAAACTGCAGTTAAGTTCAGATGACCTGGTGTCTATTCTGAAGGATCCTGATAATCACAGAAAACTTCTCTTCATAGTTGATGGTTTTGATGAATTGCAGTGGAccctggaaaaaaaatctaaGGTTTGCCATGACATTTTTGAAGAAACTCATAAAGACTTACTTCTCCAGAGATTGCTCAGGAAACAGATTCTGAAACCGTCTTCTCTGATCATCACCACAAGGCCACTGGCCCTGGAGAAACTTTACGCATTTGTTGATAAATCACGTGATGTTGAAGTTCTGGGATTTACAGAGGAAGATTGTAAGGAATATTTCCACaacttctttaaaaataaaaatcatgcaGACAAGGCTCTCAGTCTTGTAAAAGAAAATGATGTTCTGTATCCAATGTGTGCCGTCCCCATTGTATGCTGGATTGTGTGCACTGTATTGAAACCCCAAATAAAACAAGACTTGGACTTATTGCAGGCTAAAACAGCCACCTCTATATATCTCCTGTATCTGAAGGGTCTAATAAAGCACCATTGCAGGGACCAGCCAACAAACGCTTGCCTAAAGAAATTGTGTGCTCTGGCTAAGGAGGGAATTTTGAACCAGAAAATCTTGTTTGAGATGGAAGATCTAAATAGACATGGACTTTCTCTGTCTGAGGTTGAGTCTGTATTTCTGAATGAGAACCTGTTTCACCTGGACATCGACACCCAAACCTGCTACAGCTTCAGCCATCTGAGTGTACAGGAGTTCCTTGCTGCTCTCTATTATGTGCTGGGTGATGGTTCTGGAAATGAGGACGGGACCACTGGATTGGGAAAGGGAACTTCTATCCCCGAGATCTGTAAAGGAAATTCACTCTCAACAATGTGTAAAGAACATCCACATTTAGCATTAGCTGTGCGATTCTTGTTCGGGCTGCTCAATGAAAATGAAGTTAACATGTTTTCTAAGAGTACAGGCATTAAAATTTCACTCCCAGACAGGCAAGCAATGGAAGAATGGCTTATGGGAGAATGTCTTTTGAAAGACTTAGATACAGGAAACACCTTGGCAACCTATTCTATTGAAGCCATTCTATGTCTGTATGAGACTCAGGACAAGGACATCATCAGGAGAATCATCTCCTATTCTTCACATTTAGAACTGCTAGGAGAATTCGGGAGGTGTGCCTATAAAAGAAATAATTGGTCTAAACAGCTGTGCTATTGCTTGATGACTTGTGATAGTCTCCAGACTCTCTCTTTTAAACACCTTAGATTGGAACCCAAACACCTGCAAATGTTATCTTCATTATTAAACGGATGTCAACAGCTCAG ttTTATGGATGTGAATTCCCCATTGAAGTATGAAACGCGCACCAttccattttcagaaaaaaaaatctttttaattCCTTATGAAGTACCTATTGATCTTTCCTGGTTGGCTCACCCACATAGTAATATCAGGGCATTAAG CGCTGATTTTTGTAATTTGACTCGCTTGAGCTGTAATGGCCTCCGATCTGTCCTTATTGCAAATCGATCTCTCACCAAACTGGATTTAACAAGGAACAATCTAGAGGACTCTGGAATAAAACGTATCTGTAATGGACTCAAACATCCAGACTGTACCCTGAAGGAACTGAG CGTTGATCTGTGTAATTTGACTCGCTTGAGCTGTATTTACCTCCAATCTGTCCTTATTGCAAACCGATCTCTCACCAAACTGGATTTATCAAGGAATGATCTAGGGGACTCTGGAATAAAACATATCTTTGAAGGACTCAAACATCCAGACTGTACCTTGAAGGAACTGAG
- the LOC120909442 gene encoding NACHT, LRR and PYD domains-containing protein 3-like isoform X1: MAASSLQGQMNWQTPGDLIIYSLEDLKGSDFKRLKNKLSDFSYGDKPPIPRGKLENADCITTKDLLIDRYGEEGALDVIIKVLTLISLLGPADDLQKRRAEIAQLGTLKTSDRLTECKMEYMESMKEDFQRIKEHNARRGETVSLQSTYTNLQLIKGPQIMEEKMHDIFNSGKGHLQNLKKKSNKYSPTTIKTLFDPDNDDFTPKVVVLQGPAGIGKTMTSRKIMLDWASGNLYKDEFNFVFHLSCKELNTITGPISLVGLLSRTCKLQLSSDDLVSILKDPDNHRKLLFIVDGFDELQWTLEKKSKVCHDIFEETHKDLLLQRLLRKQILKPSSLIITTRPLALEKLYAFVDKSRDVEVLGFTEEDCKEYFHNFFKNKNHADKALSLVKENDVLYPMCAVPIVCWIVCTVLKPQIKQDLDLLQAKTATSIYLLYLKGLIKHHCRDQPTNACLKKLCALAKEGILNQKILFEMEDLNRHGLSLSEVESVFLNENLFHLDIDTQTCYSFSHLSVQEFLAALYYVLGDGSGNEDGTTGLGKGTSIPEICKGNSLSTMCKEHPHLALAVRFLFGLLNENEVNMFSKSTGIKISLPDRQAMEEWLMGECLLKDLDTGNTLATYSIEAILCLYETQDKDIIRRIISYSSHLELLGEFGRCAYKRNNWSKQLCYCLMTCDSLQTLSFKHLRLEPKHLQMLSSLLNGCQQLSFMDVNSPLKYETRTIPFSEKKIFLIPYEVPIDLSWLAHPHSNIRALRLKRLLLAPPICDGSPQITNPFIINLDLTPLKLEDYGIKLLCEVLRDPGCTLQELTADFCNLTRLSCNGLRSVLIANRSLTKLDLTRNNLEDSGIKRICNGLKHPDCTLKELSVDLCNLTRLSCIYLQSVLIANRSLTKLDLSRNDLGDSGIKHIFEGLKHPDCTLKELRFGFCQTTILCCDDLCSAISTNQTLNILETKFQINEEISESYPSFECLRRLGCTVEIFSYRKLFPGDGNLEDFLKRADVEIKYRRPSLHMGPC, encoded by the exons ATGGCGGCCTCGTCTTTACAAG GACAGATGAATTGGCAAACCCCCGGGGATCTCATCATATATTCTCTGGAAGACCTGAAAGGAAGTGACTTCAAGAGATTAAAGAATAAATTGTCTGATTTCTCTTATGGAGATAAACCTCCCATTCCCAGAGGAAAACTGGAAAATGCAGATTGTATCACCACAAAGGATCTCCTGATAGACAGATATGGAGAGGAGGGAGCTCTGGATGTCATAATTAAAGTCTTGACCCTGatcagtcttctgggacccgcaGATGACCTCCAGAAAAGGAGAGCGGAAATAG ctcagTTGGGGACACTCAAGACCAGCGACAGATTAACAG AGTGTAAAATGGAATACATGGAGTCAATGAAGGAGGATTTTCAGCGGATTAAAGAACATAATGCTCGTAGAGGGGAGACTGTTAGCTTACAAAGTACATACACCAATTTACAACTAATAAAGGGACCCCAGATCATGGAAGAAAAGATGCATGACATTTTTAATTCAGGCAAAGGACATCTACAAAACTTGAAGAAAAAAtcgaataaatattccccaacgACAATTAAGACACTGTTTGATCCAGATAATGATGATTTCACCCCCAAGGTTGTGGTGCTACAAGGACCTGCTGGGATTGGAAAAACTATGACCTCCAGGAAGATCATGCTGGACTGGGCCTCCGGGAATCTCTACAAAGACGAGTTTAactttgtgtttcatttgagctGTAAAGAACTCAACACCATCACTGGACCCATAAGCCTTGTGGGACTTTTATCCAGAACCTGCAAACTGCAGTTAAGTTCAGATGACCTGGTGTCTATTCTGAAGGATCCTGATAATCACAGAAAACTTCTCTTCATAGTTGATGGTTTTGATGAATTGCAGTGGAccctggaaaaaaaatctaaGGTTTGCCATGACATTTTTGAAGAAACTCATAAAGACTTACTTCTCCAGAGATTGCTCAGGAAACAGATTCTGAAACCGTCTTCTCTGATCATCACCACAAGGCCACTGGCCCTGGAGAAACTTTACGCATTTGTTGATAAATCACGTGATGTTGAAGTTCTGGGATTTACAGAGGAAGATTGTAAGGAATATTTCCACaacttctttaaaaataaaaatcatgcaGACAAGGCTCTCAGTCTTGTAAAAGAAAATGATGTTCTGTATCCAATGTGTGCCGTCCCCATTGTATGCTGGATTGTGTGCACTGTATTGAAACCCCAAATAAAACAAGACTTGGACTTATTGCAGGCTAAAACAGCCACCTCTATATATCTCCTGTATCTGAAGGGTCTAATAAAGCACCATTGCAGGGACCAGCCAACAAACGCTTGCCTAAAGAAATTGTGTGCTCTGGCTAAGGAGGGAATTTTGAACCAGAAAATCTTGTTTGAGATGGAAGATCTAAATAGACATGGACTTTCTCTGTCTGAGGTTGAGTCTGTATTTCTGAATGAGAACCTGTTTCACCTGGACATCGACACCCAAACCTGCTACAGCTTCAGCCATCTGAGTGTACAGGAGTTCCTTGCTGCTCTCTATTATGTGCTGGGTGATGGTTCTGGAAATGAGGACGGGACCACTGGATTGGGAAAGGGAACTTCTATCCCCGAGATCTGTAAAGGAAATTCACTCTCAACAATGTGTAAAGAACATCCACATTTAGCATTAGCTGTGCGATTCTTGTTCGGGCTGCTCAATGAAAATGAAGTTAACATGTTTTCTAAGAGTACAGGCATTAAAATTTCACTCCCAGACAGGCAAGCAATGGAAGAATGGCTTATGGGAGAATGTCTTTTGAAAGACTTAGATACAGGAAACACCTTGGCAACCTATTCTATTGAAGCCATTCTATGTCTGTATGAGACTCAGGACAAGGACATCATCAGGAGAATCATCTCCTATTCTTCACATTTAGAACTGCTAGGAGAATTCGGGAGGTGTGCCTATAAAAGAAATAATTGGTCTAAACAGCTGTGCTATTGCTTGATGACTTGTGATAGTCTCCAGACTCTCTCTTTTAAACACCTTAGATTGGAACCCAAACACCTGCAAATGTTATCTTCATTATTAAACGGATGTCAACAGCTCAG ttTTATGGATGTGAATTCCCCATTGAAGTATGAAACGCGCACCAttccattttcagaaaaaaaaatctttttaattCCTTATGAAGTACCTATTGATCTTTCCTGGTTGGCTCACCCACATAGTAATATCAGGGCATTAAG ATTAAAACGCCTTTTGTTGGCTCCTCCTATCTGTGATGGCTCTCCTCAAATCACAAACCCATTTATCATCAATCTGGATTTAACTCCGCTTAAATTGGAGGACTATGGAATTAAACTTCTGTGTGAGGTACTCAGAGATCCAGGCTGTACCCTACAGGAACTTAC CGCTGATTTTTGTAATTTGACTCGCTTGAGCTGTAATGGCCTCCGATCTGTCCTTATTGCAAATCGATCTCTCACCAAACTGGATTTAACAAGGAACAATCTAGAGGACTCTGGAATAAAACGTATCTGTAATGGACTCAAACATCCAGACTGTACCCTGAAGGAACTGAG CGTTGATCTGTGTAATTTGACTCGCTTGAGCTGTATTTACCTCCAATCTGTCCTTATTGCAAACCGATCTCTCACCAAACTGGATTTATCAAGGAATGATCTAGGGGACTCTGGAATAAAACATATCTTTGAAGGACTCAAACATCCAGACTGTACCTTGAAGGAACTGAG
- the LOC120909442 gene encoding NACHT, LRR and PYD domains-containing protein 3-like isoform X2, with protein sequence MAASSLQGQMNWQTPGDLIIYSLEDLKGSDFKRLKNKLSDFSYGDKPPIPRGKLENADCITTKDLLIDRYGEEGALDVIIKVLTLISLLGPADDLQKRRAEIAQLGTLKTSDRLTECKMEYMESMKEDFQRIKEHNARRGETVSLQSTYTNLQLIKGPQIMEEKMHDIFNSGKGHLQNLKKKSNKYSPTTIKTLFDPDNDDFTPKVVVLQGPAGIGKTMTSRKIMLDWASGNLYKDEFNFVFHLSCKELNTITGPISLVGLLSRTCKLQLSSDDLVSILKDPDNHRKLLFIVDGFDELQWTLEKKSKVCHDIFEETHKDLLLQRLLRKQILKPSSLIITTRPLALEKLYAFVDKSRDVEVLGFTEEDCKEYFHNFFKNKNHADKALSLVKENDVLYPMCAVPIVCWIVCTVLKPQIKQDLDLLQAKTATSIYLLYLKGLIKHHCRDQPTNACLKKLCALAKEGILNQKILFEMEDLNRHGLSLSEVESVFLNENLFHLDIDTQTCYSFSHLSVQEFLAALYYVLGDGSGNEDGTTGLGKGTSIPEICKGNSLSTMCKEHPHLALAVRFLFGLLNENEVNMFSKSTGIKISLPDRQAMEEWLMGECLLKDLDTGNTLATYSIEAILCLYETQDKDIIRRIISYSSHLELLGEFGRCAYKRNNWSKQLCYCLMTCDSLQTLSFKHLRLEPKHLQMLSSLLNGCQQLSFMDVNSPLKYETRTIPFSEKKIFLIPYEVPIDLSWLAHPHSNIRALRLKRLLLAPPICDGSPQITNPFIINLDLTPLKLEDYGIKLLCEVLRDPGCTLQELTADFCNLTRLSCNGLRSVLIANRSLTKLDLTRNNLEDSGIKRICNGLKHPDCTLKELSVDLCNLTRLSCIYLQSVLIANRSLTKLDLSRNDLGDSGIKHIFEGLKHPDCTLKELRFGFCQTTILCCDDLCSAISTNQTLNILETKFQINEEISESYPSFECLRRLGCTVEIFSDLHFSCK encoded by the exons ATGGCGGCCTCGTCTTTACAAG GACAGATGAATTGGCAAACCCCCGGGGATCTCATCATATATTCTCTGGAAGACCTGAAAGGAAGTGACTTCAAGAGATTAAAGAATAAATTGTCTGATTTCTCTTATGGAGATAAACCTCCCATTCCCAGAGGAAAACTGGAAAATGCAGATTGTATCACCACAAAGGATCTCCTGATAGACAGATATGGAGAGGAGGGAGCTCTGGATGTCATAATTAAAGTCTTGACCCTGatcagtcttctgggacccgcaGATGACCTCCAGAAAAGGAGAGCGGAAATAG ctcagTTGGGGACACTCAAGACCAGCGACAGATTAACAG AGTGTAAAATGGAATACATGGAGTCAATGAAGGAGGATTTTCAGCGGATTAAAGAACATAATGCTCGTAGAGGGGAGACTGTTAGCTTACAAAGTACATACACCAATTTACAACTAATAAAGGGACCCCAGATCATGGAAGAAAAGATGCATGACATTTTTAATTCAGGCAAAGGACATCTACAAAACTTGAAGAAAAAAtcgaataaatattccccaacgACAATTAAGACACTGTTTGATCCAGATAATGATGATTTCACCCCCAAGGTTGTGGTGCTACAAGGACCTGCTGGGATTGGAAAAACTATGACCTCCAGGAAGATCATGCTGGACTGGGCCTCCGGGAATCTCTACAAAGACGAGTTTAactttgtgtttcatttgagctGTAAAGAACTCAACACCATCACTGGACCCATAAGCCTTGTGGGACTTTTATCCAGAACCTGCAAACTGCAGTTAAGTTCAGATGACCTGGTGTCTATTCTGAAGGATCCTGATAATCACAGAAAACTTCTCTTCATAGTTGATGGTTTTGATGAATTGCAGTGGAccctggaaaaaaaatctaaGGTTTGCCATGACATTTTTGAAGAAACTCATAAAGACTTACTTCTCCAGAGATTGCTCAGGAAACAGATTCTGAAACCGTCTTCTCTGATCATCACCACAAGGCCACTGGCCCTGGAGAAACTTTACGCATTTGTTGATAAATCACGTGATGTTGAAGTTCTGGGATTTACAGAGGAAGATTGTAAGGAATATTTCCACaacttctttaaaaataaaaatcatgcaGACAAGGCTCTCAGTCTTGTAAAAGAAAATGATGTTCTGTATCCAATGTGTGCCGTCCCCATTGTATGCTGGATTGTGTGCACTGTATTGAAACCCCAAATAAAACAAGACTTGGACTTATTGCAGGCTAAAACAGCCACCTCTATATATCTCCTGTATCTGAAGGGTCTAATAAAGCACCATTGCAGGGACCAGCCAACAAACGCTTGCCTAAAGAAATTGTGTGCTCTGGCTAAGGAGGGAATTTTGAACCAGAAAATCTTGTTTGAGATGGAAGATCTAAATAGACATGGACTTTCTCTGTCTGAGGTTGAGTCTGTATTTCTGAATGAGAACCTGTTTCACCTGGACATCGACACCCAAACCTGCTACAGCTTCAGCCATCTGAGTGTACAGGAGTTCCTTGCTGCTCTCTATTATGTGCTGGGTGATGGTTCTGGAAATGAGGACGGGACCACTGGATTGGGAAAGGGAACTTCTATCCCCGAGATCTGTAAAGGAAATTCACTCTCAACAATGTGTAAAGAACATCCACATTTAGCATTAGCTGTGCGATTCTTGTTCGGGCTGCTCAATGAAAATGAAGTTAACATGTTTTCTAAGAGTACAGGCATTAAAATTTCACTCCCAGACAGGCAAGCAATGGAAGAATGGCTTATGGGAGAATGTCTTTTGAAAGACTTAGATACAGGAAACACCTTGGCAACCTATTCTATTGAAGCCATTCTATGTCTGTATGAGACTCAGGACAAGGACATCATCAGGAGAATCATCTCCTATTCTTCACATTTAGAACTGCTAGGAGAATTCGGGAGGTGTGCCTATAAAAGAAATAATTGGTCTAAACAGCTGTGCTATTGCTTGATGACTTGTGATAGTCTCCAGACTCTCTCTTTTAAACACCTTAGATTGGAACCCAAACACCTGCAAATGTTATCTTCATTATTAAACGGATGTCAACAGCTCAG ttTTATGGATGTGAATTCCCCATTGAAGTATGAAACGCGCACCAttccattttcagaaaaaaaaatctttttaattCCTTATGAAGTACCTATTGATCTTTCCTGGTTGGCTCACCCACATAGTAATATCAGGGCATTAAG ATTAAAACGCCTTTTGTTGGCTCCTCCTATCTGTGATGGCTCTCCTCAAATCACAAACCCATTTATCATCAATCTGGATTTAACTCCGCTTAAATTGGAGGACTATGGAATTAAACTTCTGTGTGAGGTACTCAGAGATCCAGGCTGTACCCTACAGGAACTTAC CGCTGATTTTTGTAATTTGACTCGCTTGAGCTGTAATGGCCTCCGATCTGTCCTTATTGCAAATCGATCTCTCACCAAACTGGATTTAACAAGGAACAATCTAGAGGACTCTGGAATAAAACGTATCTGTAATGGACTCAAACATCCAGACTGTACCCTGAAGGAACTGAG CGTTGATCTGTGTAATTTGACTCGCTTGAGCTGTATTTACCTCCAATCTGTCCTTATTGCAAACCGATCTCTCACCAAACTGGATTTATCAAGGAATGATCTAGGGGACTCTGGAATAAAACATATCTTTGAAGGACTCAAACATCCAGACTGTACCTTGAAGGAACTGAG